The DNA segment tttttttttacaaatcttcAAGCCCCCCCACTCAAGTTTTCTGATTGAATAAAAATAGATATTGCAATTTTATGGAAACATAAACCCACTCTATGAGGACTGGGCAGAAAGAACACTCACCAGTTTATAGGATATCCAGCGCACAGAAGATACTTTGTCCCCACAGAGAGTTAAAGCAATTGGAAGTAAATAATCATAAATATCCCGGGCACTGTACAGTTCAAGTAGAAGAATCAACTGCCTAGAAAGACAAGAAGAACGCATATTTCATTTAAGTAAATCAGCTAATGAATGTATACTGAACAGGTAATGGTTGTATTACTTCCTGGATTACTTCAatactctagagcagtggttcttaaagggaacctaccactacgaatctacctataaaaggtagatcgggtggtaggtggatgtaagggacgtgaggagagctctttttagagctaatcctcacgtccccgctaacttttgggaaactttattaacctaatatgtaaatttagttatgcggctactggggcgtggagtagccggcacgaggctacacagcgcggctactccacgccccagtagccacattactcctcctaccctgttgtgtccgggcatgcgcagtagccggcttgtcagacgagggcgcgcagctacgaggagctgcgcgccggacacaacagggtaggaggagtaatgtggctactggggcgtggagtagccgcgctgtgtagcctcgtgccggctactccacgccccagtagccgcataactaaatttacatattaggttaataaagtttcccaaaagttagcggggacgtgaggattagctctaaaaagagctttcctcacgtcccttacatccacctaccacccgatctacctttataggtagattcgtggtggtaggttccctttaaccttgtttgaggtaccaaacccaccagtttcatatgcacattcaccgAACCCTTCCTTAGGAATAATTCAACTATGTgatatgtgtgtgtcttgaccTCCATGGCGGAGGCTCCACTGAACCCCAAAGACCAACTCACCGAACCCCTAGGGTTCAATAGAACCCTGGTTAAGAACCATTGATCTATAGACAATTGAAGAGGATTTGTGGTCTAGAGTTGTTCCAAGTTTTAAGGTCACCCAAATCTACAGGAAAGGGAAACCCTATCTAATGGGTGGAGGTCCAACTTATGGGATCGTCACCGATCCAGAGAAAAGATGTCCTGTTTTCACCAGTATATGGAGGGACAGGTTGGGCATGTGCCTGGCTGTTCAATTCAAAGTCTAGACAGTGAATGGACTGACAATAAATAGTAGTGCTCAAGACGTATAAGTGCTGCACTCACCAATTTCTACTACTGAATGTAGAAGAAGGGTGTATTCTcaaacctgctgctccatcagcAAATCAGAATGGAGCCCCTGTTCTTGTTAGAAGTAGGTGACCCAGAGGTTGAACCCCTTACAATCATATTGTTCTCTTTTATAAAGTGAATAGGTGATAAACTTGGTACAAACTCTTTAAAAAGGTATTCACTTTCATTCACTTCATATGAGGGCTGCACCGGTAATATGACTGGACACTATAGATAGATATGTTCTATTTACAACCATAGCCGAGCCATGTGGTGCGCCTCAACAGATCAACTAATAAATATTTACCCTGAGGATAGGCAGGGAAAGGATTAGGCTGGAAACCAATGCCTTTCTTGGAAGCCTGCTACTTCCAAGATGTTACTTCCTAGCATTATAGGGGTATCATGGGCTAAACAATGGGCCAAATCAGAATGAAAATGAAGTGAGAGATActgtaggaacattttttttttggtactgaaataaagaaatattttttttaagtctcCAGGAGGAACATACTCTGCCAATTCTGCTCTGAAACGCCAGTTCCGACAGTTATCAGTCACCAAGAATTCTTGCAGTTGATAAAGGTATTCCCGTCTCTTGTCAGGCTGTAGAAGCTGAAAATAAGACAATAAGCAGTTATAAGATGTAATTGATACGAGATCTCAACGAACTGAAATTTATATTGTAACTGGCGGCTAATGGCACACTATGCATTATTTTCTGTGTATTCTTTGTTTCCATAGCGTCCACCAAGGCAATGGTAGATTAATATCCAGACACTTGTGATTTCTTTGTACTAATGATTGTTATACTGATAGGAGTTTATTTTGTCACTTTACGCTGCAAGTGGCATTTATGATAGAGGGTTTTACTTTGAACATGTACACACAGAATTAGCCTTTTTCTAAAGACTTATAAAGCATAAATACTCACTTTTAAAAAGTCATAGAGATGCTTTAGAACACCTATCCTGACTTCATCCAGGTCCTTTAGAAACCCATTGAAGATTGGCAGCAGGTCTGCTGCAGTAAGGGAATCACCAAGTATTAATGCTAGCTCATGAATGGAAAAGGCCAAAGTTCTCCGTACTTTCcactaataagaaaaaaaataattaagaatCAAGGAAACCAACAAAGTAAATCTCATATGTAGCTTTCAAAGTAAAATGCCAaataggaaagtattttatatacctgcatgtctgCTGCCAATGTCTCATATGTGTCCCGTAGACAGTGCCAGTTGTGTCTACCCAGTGTGAGGGCCACTCCTGGAATGCTATAGGCACAATGCTTTGCAATTTCTGTGTCAACAGTCTGGGCACGGGATGGATCAGTCATGGATAAATACTGATCCAATAGGGCCTGAGGTATAACATCCTAAGAACACAATAGAACCACGGCATTATATTTGCACTTAAGATATCAAAAATATACATGATAAAAACTCACCACACACCTGCACTTTGGACTTCTTTTCCTCTTCAGGGCTATAGCCGCTACTAGTGCTCAAGTCGGAATCATTGTGGATGTAGCGCAGGGTGGACTGCATGCACTGTGGACAGTCAGCATATTTAAAAGGTAGTTTAAAAGAATTTAAGAGTAAACAATTTAAAGCATATCTAAACATCTGACATTATTACatcaatagtgcagataatacaTGTTGTAATGTACTTTAAGAAGTATCTTCCAGTGTCCTTTTCTCTGCCTTTCCGCCTCATTAAATCAGCTTTGTCTTAttctccactgacagctgagagattaaggaacctgataaagtgtctataaagttaaaggggtattctcatctggacatttacaattaatttaattaaattcatcttGTATAGTTAGGCTTCAAGCACACAAATGTATGAAAATGCAGTATAGACGCAGTAATTACATGTAGCATAAGGCCCCATTCATTACAACGGCAATACAGCCCTCCGTTTTACTGGCCATATTGTGCAATGGACCATACGAAACTTTCTATTTCCATTCCGTACACCCATAGAAATCTATAGGAACATATAAAATACTGGTTGCATTCGTGCTGCATAGCGTTTTCACCATATCcggggagaccagaaccagtgggaggtacaTTCTGTCAGgaagcccaccgtattttatacagataccgTGTCATAGGTGCGAATACGAATAAAAACGTCCTGTATTTACAGCCAAAATACAGttgtatatacaaaacaggaaaaaacatcaagttcaaccaaggaaggaaggCACGCACAGTCAACGTTATTTTGATGCAAAAAGACATCTGTAtctttcttgaagctctctgtccCTACTGTGATTACCAccggaggcaggctattccacagagtttcagttctcaaagtaaaaaaaagccctgtcgcctctagtgattaaaccttgttttctccagatggagacatttGATtggatttaacctggaacaacttttggccatatttttgtatggacaatttatatattcatataaattaatcatgtcccctctttttGAGACTATATAAATCTAATTCTGTTAATTTTTTCTcaaaactgagaccctccatatcccTTATTTTTAGGGCTCttcattgtaccctctccagctccagggcatcctttttatcgACTATTGCACAGCACTGGACAGCATACTCCAGgcgaggccgaaccaatgccttgcacagtggtaatattacatccctgtcCCGagtgtccataccacttttgtagaagatcttgctggctttagaggcatctgattgacattgcatgctattATTCAATCTATAAAGTACTATTACAccgaggtccttctcaacaagggactctcccagaaatatttaaacatttcttccattGGATGTCAAATTCCtttaaatgtagccatattgtcgcttagaaacaagatagatgACCTTGGATACGACCCCCCCCAAACTCTGTCATGGGTGGTCAGGCCTGCACTATTGCCAGACCACCTGGATTaaacattcattaccacaggttgactgtgggatatgcagtaactcctgaaAAAACAATCACTCCAGTGATTGTGGTCGTATCTAAGGACAGCTATCTAAAATGGGTACATTTATGGGACATTTCTTcagttgcatgttattaaaaatgggTCTATGTGAAAATAATGTTTGTACATTAAATTAAATGCGAGTGTCCAGATAAAAATACTAgtgtaactctttacagacagtaccTGGGTAATTTAATATTCTCAGAGAGctgaaataaaaaatagttttaagTTGCTAGCTGCAAAGTTAAAGTATAACTAAACATTTTAAATCCAACAAAGAATTTCCAAATCATTAATCCACTTAAGAGGAAGATGTGTGTGGGTATCTACAAGTTGGTAATGGATATTCTACTGCATCAGAAgaattagggaaaaaaaaaacccaaaacttcTGAACACTAAAAATATTTACATCAAAGAATGTGAGCTATGGAGATTAAAACTGAAAAATTATAAATGTAATCATTATATACCTCTACAGAATCACTGATCAGAGGGATGGAGTTATCTTGGGAGACTTTGCAGCTAATCCTCCCCGTCTCAAATATCTCATTATGGTAGATGATCTCCGAATTCAAGTGAGAGGATTTTTTATCTTCCTGAGTTTCTAAGCTGGAGGCGTTAAGGGCAGCTGTGAGGACATCAACttgtgcttaaaaaaaaaaaaaaaacaaacaaacaaaatcaatGAACAGTAATGCACATTTTAATAATATTTCTCAGACCAGAGACCACAGTGCCCGCATCAACAATGGCCTGAAATACCTCTACTGCTCCACACCCAGGCTCTAGGCTCCATAAATGGCAGACCAAAGGCCACAGTCTTGTCTTCAGCTGCCTGGCATAGCCAGGGGACGTGGGAGGGTTTCGGAGAGAAAATGTTCATTTCTTAGGACAAAATGCCAGTCCTAGGTCCCCATCAGGTTAAAATGCATTCATGCACAAGCAAAAAAGCCTAAACTAATTACCTTTAACATCAGGATCATCTATGTGCGGCTCCAGATTTTCGATCATTTCTTCCAGCTCTTTTCTAGTAGCCATGGCTATATTAGGGGAGCCAGGGGACGATGTCTTCTGAGCTACTAGCCTACTGTCTGAGCTTTGTGCTTCAGCTTGTGTATGCCGAAGTTccatatctatatctatttcAGGAATTGGAGTCCTCCAGTAATGGAACGAATTGAACAACTCTTGTTCAGTAACACGGTTCTCCTGAGATTGCAATTCTAAAACTTTAGATGTTTCTGCATCAGGAGAATCATGTTCTGGTTCATCAGAGTCAACTGAATTCTCCAAAGGCAAAGTGCAATGTGAAATGAAGTCAACCGAATAATTGTTGACCCTACAATGTTCATCTGAAGCTGGATCATCATCCAAGTTGGTTTCTAGCTTCACAGTGAAGGTTACAAGGCTGTTGTCAGATACTCGAGACTCGTCTGTTGTGGCAGCATCTTCTAGTGTAACATTCTCAGTATGTTCCTGTCGGTGATCATTTGAAGGGCTGCTGGAAGAAAGCAATTTTAAATAGATACTCATTGAaagtaaaatattaaaacaaaaaactattaggctgcattcatatgCAGTTGCCGGCTGCACCGTAGCACTGTGGGTAACGGCAGCACTACTCCCCCCCAGCGGTCTCTATAGGGATGTATGTCGCACGGcgctgtaatacgggaaaagataggacacgtcctatctttttcccaggtatggagcggtacggtgccgtcgtgcgcccattgccgtctttgGGGGACGTATACTCCCTTGCGGCAATGTGAATGTATCCTTAAATGTTGCAGCAATTTACCTTTCTaaattttaaaggaaagctaccatttcatttgatgcagtatgaaccaaacataccttgagaatgctgtagctatactgatgcagaatcatatcttgtttaaccctgagctgagtggttttgcaggaaaaataattataaaattcaggaccttgggaaagttgggttgcATCCTGCAAgctgtacataaatacattacacagaacttccttaactgtccagacaggacttatcaacctgagctggatgactcatacagcagctgtggatggtgcagtgattgattacttttgcctgttggacacaacacagtgattacattagTCTCTGAAACCGtgcaagaggagaagcgctgaaccagtgAGAGAAGCTGCAGAGCCTCATTATTCAGAATTTTATAATTgagttttcagcaaaaccactcagctcagggattaaacatgatACGTTCCAGCATCAGTGTACCTACAGCATTCTCTGTTTCACAACGCATTAAATCAAATttcagaaaatttgcataatGCAGCATATGAAGGAAAATGTTTCAGTAAAATAGATCCTCAGCTGTACAGGAACCTTTAGAAATGACATCAGTGCCATTTGAACAAAAATGACCAACCTCTCAATGGCTTCAGCCTCTTTTACATCCTCTGTGGTTTTACAGTCTTCTTCCTTAAAGTATTGTCCAGAACTTGATGGATTTGCAAAAGTAGAGATAAAAGGCCCAAGAGATTGAAAGGCAGCTTGGCGTACCTAtgataaaataattaaatgtcTTATGTATTATCGTCACTTGCTTAGCTTATaggatatactgcatgtatgcaaTGTATAAAGGCTATGCTTGTTGGCCACATAAGCTGCAAAAAAAGACCATTACTGTTTCATCAGATTTTAGCGACTTCAGTGCACATCTAGAGACTACTAAAGAGCTTAACTGTATAGCAGACTGAGTGCTATGTAATATATGACTCAATACTGAAACACTTGCAGATTTCTttttagttggtctctttttttATGACACTAAGTACTCACTGCAGATGTACAATACTTTCCCAATGATTAGGATGACAATGTTTTTTTCCCATCATAAATGCCTGATCAATTCCCGAAAGAAGCAATTAGGTAATCCAAAAGAAAAGTAAAACATTCGCACAAGGAAGCCATGTCACCAATAGTTTAGTctctgtccttaaaggggttgtcccatcacagcaagttaggccctatccacttgtGATCCATGGGAGTCCCAACGCTGAGACCCACTCCAGTCATCAAGTTGTGGATAGATGGGACAACCGCTTTAAACACCCAGCACCTGATAATTCCAGGTTCCAATAGGAATCCCAGTAGACTCAGGTCTCCTTTGCGCTGCTGTGAATAACACATAGGAGTTGGCTCTAGAACATGTGCAGTAGCCGACTGCCCTTGCATTCTCATCATTCTGAATCTGAGCACTAGGAGCTGGAGATCGGGCCAGGCAAGAATCGGGTTACCCGCACTCCAGCTGTCCCAGAGTCTTCTTGCTATAAGTGCTGCATGCTACGTAAACAAGTGACTGCAGTATttgaccttttttttatttttaagaaggCAAAGATCTAAGTACTTAAAGAGACTATTggcaagatttatcagaagtgtctgaggtaaaactgttctagttgcccatgagcCGAGCTTCAATATtattaacagctgtgggaaaattaaaacgCTGACATATGATTGGTTGTCCTGGGCAACTAGattagttctgctctcagacatttgTGATAAATCTCCTCTTATCTATATCTGTCTGTCAATGGAGACTTATGACCGCTTTATGCAATTAAGGCATGGTCACCTCTGAGCCCACAGATTGAGGACTCCATTTCACCATTATATTGATCTGTAACGTCTTATTTTATTAGTATAATTACCAGAAAGCTCTGTAAAGCGCTGATTAACTTTACCACACAGAGGAGCACAACACTTATAGCTACTGCTGATGACTAGAGATTCTGTCATACAGTTATAAACGATGGAGAAGAGGAGTGCAGCCTCTGACTGTATATTTCTAGTCTTGTACTTATTCTAGGATAATATAGTACGAagggttgccccccccccccccaagcagctATAGGTGGCACAATCTCTAGATGATCATGTGATACTCTGCGAACGCATTACGATATAGAAGACAACATGGAGGTGCTGAAATCTAACAGTCAGGAAAATCACTAATAAAAGCGGAGGTAAGCAAAATGTGTGTCTCCCACACTCCCCATGCACATAACAACCAGGCAAGGGGTGTAGGTACGGAGAAAGGGTTATTTCCTGGACTTACTTACCCATCTAGATGGGTCACTTATTAAGTTAATAAAAAGGGCAGATAGTCTGGTTCGGCGAAGTTCCTGTGAGGTGGCACATGACACAGCCATGAAACACTCGGCACAAGCTTTCCGCACACCCCATACATTGTCTGAGCACAGCTGGAGAAAGCGAGGCAACTGCAATAAAGACACAATCTTAATATTTGCAGCATAAATAGATCGTTAATATTCCCAATCGCACGACCAATTTCTCACTCACCAGCATCTTCTCTGTTGCATCTTGTCCAacaacactgcagatatccccAAAATTGGCTGCACAAACCTtaagacataaaaaaaaacatgctaaaAGACAAACCCCTTGTATTTATCAAACAAATAGATTGACACTTTTGTAGCTGGTATCACGAAAGGATATTTAGAGGGGTTGTGGCTATGTACCAAGGCCAAGTTGTGCCAAACCTGCTGCATTTTTCTGGTCTGAACCAAGTCTTCTAACTAGACAGTCCCAAACCATGACAGGTTTATCATTCCGCATCAGACTATCTAGACTAACTTTAAGTAAGAAAGGTGCACAGACAATTGATAAACCCAATTGTTTATTATAAGAATGAAATGTATACAGTAATTTCTGGTCATAGAGGTTCCATTCTTTTTCAGTAGCAGACATTGCATCTTGGACCCTGAGGTCTGGCTGCAATATCTTGACAGAGGCAAAGAAATGTGCAACTTTACAAACCGTCCTAAGATGCAATTGTTTGTACCCTCAGCCTTTCTGTATTGCATACATTCATTAGGAGGCATCACAGTAAGAATGCATTTTACTCCATTTATTTGGTAGACCCTGGTGAAACACATAGACTGGAGTCTATTAAGACCACAACAGTTCTGTTCTGCAACTACCGAGCCATTAGACAAAGTCGGGAGTGTCAGTGTACTAGTGGGAACTGCAAAGCTTGGGAAGGAAGATGGAGAAGAGCAAGCATAATCAATTTACCCCCCTTTGCCACCAAGGTTTTCATGCAATTTTCCATATTGCACACAGAATACATTTACAAACATGCAAAAATGATCAATAGCAAGACCCGACGTACCTTACGGACATGAAACATTCTGCAGTCACAACACATTTCACAAAAACGGGGAAGGATCAGCCTCTCTGTAATATCTTTACCCACCATTGAGGCCATTTTACACATTATCTatgaagaaaatataaaaaacatagaTTGCAAACCATTCACATGTAGTGCTAGACTATAAAAAAAAGCTGCAAAACTCAAACTACCATTAAAACATCCTTATATTTCATCATTACATAGTGTTAAGAATATAAAAGCAAGTGTTATTCTATTTGTACAAAAGGTGGAAAAGATTGTATTTAGATTTTTATCTAGCTTGAGCTTCGAAAATATATGGTATATTCAGCCTCATATGTACAGCCTATACACACTGTTCATCAATAACATTACAACCACCTGCCTAGTGTGCCGACTCATCTACTGCTATTTTGTGTCCTTTAGCAGTGTACTTTTCAAAGGTTTGTCCACTTTAAGAAaataactgtataacttttcattacacaaacaatttccCAAAATACATAGTTTCAATTCATCACAGATTTATAGATctctcattcaacaggaagcctcattgtTTGCGTCCTGTGTATAAAAataagtccatggtcatgtgatgtccacaggtgcacagctcgttagtatcacagagcgtaattagagctgtgcacctgtgtgacctcacatgaccaaggacccGTTTAGATCCACAGGATGTAAACAATGGAGCTGCATATTGAATCTAATGTAGAAAACTAATAGCAGTTatttactgaatgtggaaaatccaTTTAATTACAACATATTTTGGAAAATGAGATTTTCCAAACCAGCTTAATTTTCTCAGCAAACCCACAGATGCTCAGTTGAATGGACAGACAGGTAATAGAGCTCTTATGTTCCCTACAATGTTTCTGTAGTGTGGCAGGATGGGTTATCA comes from the Engystomops pustulosus chromosome 5, aEngPut4.maternal, whole genome shotgun sequence genome and includes:
- the PPP4R1 gene encoding serine/threonine-protein phosphatase 4 regulatory subunit 1 isoform X1 translates to MADLSLLQDDVQEEIDGFGVDDYSSESDVIIIPSALDFVSQDEMLTPIGRLDKYAASENLFNRQMVARSLLDTLKEVSDDEKDCIAVLERVTKLSEDSEPTVRAELMEQVPHLAMFCQENRPSIPHAFSKYLLPIVVRYLADQNNQVRKTSQAALLVLLEQELIERSDVESQICPVLIDLTAPDSNDDVKTEAVAIMCKMASMVGKDITERLILPRFCEMCCDCRMFHVRKVCAANFGDICSVVGQDATEKMLLPRFLQLCSDNVWGVRKACAECFMAVSCATSQELRRTRLSALFINLISDPSRWVRQAAFQSLGPFISTFANPSSSGQYFKEEDCKTTEDVKEAEAIESSPSNDHRQEHTENVTLEDAATTDESRVSDNSLVTFTVKLETNLDDDPASDEHCRVNNYSVDFISHCTLPLENSVDSDEPEHDSPDAETSKVLELQSQENRVTEQELFNSFHYWRTPIPEIDIDMELRHTQAEAQSSDSRLVAQKTSSPGSPNIAMATRKELEEMIENLEPHIDDPDVKAQVDVLTAALNASSLETQEDKKSSHLNSEIIYHNEIFETGRISCKVSQDNSIPLISDSVECMQSTLRYIHNDSDLSTSSGYSPEEEKKSKVQDVIPQALLDQYLSMTDPSRAQTVDTEIAKHCAYSIPGVALTLGRHNWHCLRDTYETLAADMQWKVRRTLAFSIHELALILGDSLTAADLLPIFNGFLKDLDEVRIGVLKHLYDFLKLLQPDKRREYLYQLQEFLVTDNCRNWRFRAELAEQLILLLELYSARDIYDYLLPIALTLCGDKVSSVRWISYKLVSEMVKKLYFAPTPTLALDLMNKLVEQFCKSPKWSGRQTFVFICQALIEDDCLPMEQFAMHLMPHLLQLASDRVANVRVLLAKTLKQTLLEKEYFLTSANSHQEAVEQTIVALQMDYDNDVKYFASIHPASTKLADDAMSTASSTY
- the PPP4R1 gene encoding serine/threonine-protein phosphatase 4 regulatory subunit 1 isoform X4, producing MLTPIGRLDKYAASENLFNRQMVARSLLDTLKEVSDDEKDCIAVLERVTKLSEDSEPTVRAELMEQVPHLAMFCQENRPSIPHAFSKYLLPIVVRYLADQNNQVRKTSQAALLVLLEQELIERSDVESQICPVLIDLTAPDSNDDVKTEAVAIMCKMASMVGKDITERLILPRFCEMCCDCRMFHVRKVCAANFGDICSVVGQDATEKMLLPRFLQLCSDNVWGVRKACAECFMAVSCATSQELRRTRLSALFINLISDPSRWVRQAAFQSLGPFISTFANPSSSGQYFKEEDCKTTEDVKEAEAIESSPSNDHRQEHTENVTLEDAATTDESRVSDNSLVTFTVKLETNLDDDPASDEHCRVNNYSVDFISHCTLPLENSVDSDEPEHDSPDAETSKVLELQSQENRVTEQELFNSFHYWRTPIPEIDIDMELRHTQAEAQSSDSRLVAQKTSSPGSPNIAMATRKELEEMIENLEPHIDDPDVKAQVDVLTAALNASSLETQEDKKSSHLNSEIIYHNEIFETGRISCKVSQDNSIPLISDSVECMQSTLRYIHNDSDLSTSSGYSPEEEKKSKVQDVIPQALLDQYLSMTDPSRAQTVDTEIAKHCAYSIPGVALTLGRHNWHCLRDTYETLAADMQWKVRRTLAFSIHELALILGDSLTAADLLPIFNGFLKDLDEVRIGVLKHLYDFLKLLQPDKRREYLYQLQEFLVTDNCRNWRFRAELAEQLILLLELYSARDIYDYLLPIALTLCGDKVSSVRWISYKLVSEMVKKLYFAPTPTLALDLMNKLVEQFCKSPKWSGRQTFVFICQALIEDDCLPMEQFAMHLMPHLLQLASDRVANVRVLLAKTLKQTLLEKEYFLTSANSHQEAVEQTIVALQMDYDNDVKYFASIHPASTKLADDAMSTASSTY
- the PPP4R1 gene encoding serine/threonine-protein phosphatase 4 regulatory subunit 1 isoform X3, giving the protein MADLSLLQDDVQEEIDGSLDFVSQDEMLTPIGRLDKYAASENLFNRQMVARSLLDTLKEVSDDEKDCIAVLERVTKLSEDSEPTVRAELMEQVPHLAMFCQENRPSIPHAFSKYLLPIVVRYLADQNNQVRKTSQAALLVLLEQELIERSDVESQICPVLIDLTAPDSNDDVKTEAVAIMCKMASMVGKDITERLILPRFCEMCCDCRMFHVRKVCAANFGDICSVVGQDATEKMLLPRFLQLCSDNVWGVRKACAECFMAVSCATSQELRRTRLSALFINLISDPSRWVRQAAFQSLGPFISTFANPSSSGQYFKEEDCKTTEDVKEAEAIESSPSNDHRQEHTENVTLEDAATTDESRVSDNSLVTFTVKLETNLDDDPASDEHCRVNNYSVDFISHCTLPLENSVDSDEPEHDSPDAETSKVLELQSQENRVTEQELFNSFHYWRTPIPEIDIDMELRHTQAEAQSSDSRLVAQKTSSPGSPNIAMATRKELEEMIENLEPHIDDPDVKAQVDVLTAALNASSLETQEDKKSSHLNSEIIYHNEIFETGRISCKVSQDNSIPLISDSVECMQSTLRYIHNDSDLSTSSGYSPEEEKKSKVQDVIPQALLDQYLSMTDPSRAQTVDTEIAKHCAYSIPGVALTLGRHNWHCLRDTYETLAADMQWKVRRTLAFSIHELALILGDSLTAADLLPIFNGFLKDLDEVRIGVLKHLYDFLKLLQPDKRREYLYQLQEFLVTDNCRNWRFRAELAEQLILLLELYSARDIYDYLLPIALTLCGDKVSSVRWISYKLVSEMVKKLYFAPTPTLALDLMNKLVEQFCKSPKWSGRQTFVFICQALIEDDCLPMEQFAMHLMPHLLQLASDRVANVRVLLAKTLKQTLLEKEYFLTSANSHQEAVEQTIVALQMDYDNDVKYFASIHPASTKLADDAMSTASSTY
- the PPP4R1 gene encoding serine/threonine-protein phosphatase 4 regulatory subunit 1 isoform X2; translation: MADLSLLQDDVQEEIDGFGVDDYSSESDVIIIPSALDFVSQDEMLTPIGRLDKYAASENLFNRQMVARSLLDTLKEVSDDEKDCIAVLERVTKLSEDSEPTVRAELMEQVPHLAMFCQENRPSIPHAFSKYLLPIVVRYLADQNNQVRKTSQAALLVLLEQELIERSDVESQICPVLIDLTAPDSNDDVKTEAVAIMCKMASMVGKDITERLILPRFCEMCCDCRMFHVRKVCAANFGDICSVVGQDATEKMLLPRFLQLCSDNVWGVRKACAECFMAVSCATSQELRRTRLSALFINLISDPSRWVRQAAFQSLGPFISTFANPSSSGQYFKEEDCKTTEDVKEAEAIESPSNDHRQEHTENVTLEDAATTDESRVSDNSLVTFTVKLETNLDDDPASDEHCRVNNYSVDFISHCTLPLENSVDSDEPEHDSPDAETSKVLELQSQENRVTEQELFNSFHYWRTPIPEIDIDMELRHTQAEAQSSDSRLVAQKTSSPGSPNIAMATRKELEEMIENLEPHIDDPDVKAQVDVLTAALNASSLETQEDKKSSHLNSEIIYHNEIFETGRISCKVSQDNSIPLISDSVECMQSTLRYIHNDSDLSTSSGYSPEEEKKSKVQDVIPQALLDQYLSMTDPSRAQTVDTEIAKHCAYSIPGVALTLGRHNWHCLRDTYETLAADMQWKVRRTLAFSIHELALILGDSLTAADLLPIFNGFLKDLDEVRIGVLKHLYDFLKLLQPDKRREYLYQLQEFLVTDNCRNWRFRAELAEQLILLLELYSARDIYDYLLPIALTLCGDKVSSVRWISYKLVSEMVKKLYFAPTPTLALDLMNKLVEQFCKSPKWSGRQTFVFICQALIEDDCLPMEQFAMHLMPHLLQLASDRVANVRVLLAKTLKQTLLEKEYFLTSANSHQEAVEQTIVALQMDYDNDVKYFASIHPASTKLADDAMSTASSTY